The Actinomycetes bacterium region TTGCCGACGAAGCGCTCGTGGCCGGGGACGTCGACGAGCGCGACCGTGCTGCCGTCGGCCAGGTCGGTCCAGGCGAAGCCGAGGTCGATGGTCAGGCCGCGGCGCTGCTCCTCTGCCCATCGGTCCGGGTCGGTGCCCGTGAGCGCCCGCACCAGGGTCGACTTGCCGTGGTCGACGTGCCCCGCGGTGGCGACGACGTGCTGCATCAGCCGATCCGGCCTGCGCCGCCGCTCGCGGTGGCGGCCGCTGCCTCGACGGCCGCGCCGAGAACCTCCTCGCGGTCCGGGGGTACGCAGCGCAGGTCGAGCAGCAGCCGGCCCTGCTCGACCCGGCCCACGACGGCCGGCCGGCCGGTGCGCAGCGGTGCGGCGAGGGCCTCGGCCACCGCGACGGCCCAGCCGGGCAGCCGGACACCGGGGGCTCCCCCTCCGCCGACCGCTCCGTCGACCTCCACCACGTCGGCGCCGACGCCGACGACTCGTAGCCGTGCGGCGAGCGCCGCGGTCCGGGCACGGAGGACGTCGCGATCGGCGTGCAGCGCGTCGCGGGTGGGCGTGCCGGCACCGAGCAGCGTCGCCTCGAGCGCCGCCAGCGTCAGCTTGTCGACCCGCACCGCCCGCGCGGCCGGGTGACGGCGGACGCGCTCGACGAGGTCGGTCGCGCCGAGCAGCAGGCCGGCCTGCGGCCCGCCGAGCAGCTTGTCGCCGCTGGCGGTCACCAGGTCCGCGCCGTCGGCGAGGGCGCTCGCCGCGTCGGGCTCGTCCGGCAGCGCCGGGTCCGGCGCCAGCAGCCCGGAGCCGATGTCCACGACCAGCGGCACCGGCAGGTCGGCCAGGTCGCGCACCGCGACCGAGGACGTGAAGCCCTCGACGACGAAGTTGGACGGGTGCACCTTGAGGACGAAGGCCGTGTCCGGGCGGACCGCCCGCTCGTAGTCGGCGAGCGACGTGCGGTTGGTGGTGCCCACCTCGCGGAGCCGGGCGCCGGCCGACTCGACGAGGTCGGGCAGCCGGAAGCCGTCGCCGATCTCGACCATCTCGCCACGGCTGACGACGACCTCGCGGCCGGCCGCCAGCGTCATCGTCGTCAGCAGCAGGGCGGCGGCGCCGTTGTTGACGACGTGCACCGAGCCGGCCGCCGGGACCGCGCGCCGCAGCGCGGCCGTCGTGGCGGCACCGCGCCGCGAGCGCTGCCCGGTCGCCAGGTCGAGCTCCACGTCCGTCGCCCCGGACGCGGCGACCACCGCAGCGACGGCCGCGTCGGACAGCGGTGCCCGGCCGAGATTGGTGTGCAGCACGACACCGGTCGCGTTGAGGACCGACTGCAGCGAGGCGGCACCGTCGGGCAGCGCTGCCAGGACGGCGTCCACCAGGTGGCCCGGGTCCAGCGCTCCGCGACGTACCTCCTCCTGGGCCTCGGCGACGACCGCCTTGACCTGCGCGCGGTCGAACCGCTCGAGCACGTCGGCCAGCCGGGAGTCGGCCAGGACGGTGTCGGTGCGCGGCACCAGCCGCCGCACGTCAGGTCCCCCTCCCCCGGTCGGTGTCGTGTCGGCGACCACGCGCGCACCCTACGTCGCACCCACCCCCCGCGAGTGGTGGAGGTTGGGGCCGATCCCGAAGTGCCCCGACGTCCACCACTCGGCGGACGGAGGGCGGGGGCGGATGGGTGGCGGAGGCGGACGGGAATCGAACCCGCCTGACCCAGGTCCTGGGCCACGTCGGTGTTGAAGACCGCGCCGCCCACCAGGACGGGTACGCCTCCGCCGCTGATCCTATGCAGCCGACGTAGGGTCGCCGGCATGACGGCGACCGCCGGCCGGGCCACGGACGTCCGCCTGACGCAGTACGCGCACGGCGGCGGCTGCGCCTGCAAGATCCCGCCGGGCGAGCTGGAGTCGGTGGTGGCCGGGCTGGGCATCGACGCGGTGCCCGGTGCCGGTGACCTCGTCGTCGGGCTGGCGACCGGCGACGACGCCGCCGTGGTCCGCATCGACGGGGACCGTGCCGTCGTCGCGACGGCTGACTTCTTCACCCCGGTGGTCGACGACCCCTACGACTGGGGCCGCATCGCCGCGGCCAACGCGCTCTCCGACGTCTACGCGATGGGCGGCGAGCCGCTGGTCGCGGTCAACCTGCTCGGCTGGCCGCGCGACGTCCTGCCCTTCGAGCTGGCCCGCGAGGTGCTGCGCGGTGGCGTCGACGTCGCGACACAGGCCGGCTGCCACGTCGGTGGCGGCCACAGCGTGGACACGCCTGAGCCGACGTACGGCATGGCGATCACCGGCCTCGCCGACCCGGCCCGGCTGCTGCGCAACGACGCCGGTCGCGCCGGGCTCCCCCTGACGCTCACCAAGCCGCTGGGCACCGGCGTGCTCAACAACCGGCACAAGGCGACCGGCGAGGTCTTCGAGCAGGCGGTCGCCACGATGACGACCCTCAACCGCGACGCCTCGCGAGCCGCGCTGGTTGCCGGGGTAACCTGCGCGACCGACGTGACCGGCTTCGGACTGCTCGGCCACCTGCACAAGCTGGCGCGGGCGAGCGAGGTCACGGCGCGCATCGAGAGCCGCGCCGTCCCCTACCTCGACGGCGCCCGGGCCGCTCTGGCCGGCGGCTTCGTCAGCGGCGGCACCCGCCGCAACCTGGACTGGGTGCGTGCGCACCTCGACACCTCGGCCGACGAGGACGAGCTGCTCCTGTTGGCCGACGCGCAGACCAGCGGCGGCCTGCTGGTCGTGGGCGAGCTGCCCGGCTACCCGGTCGTCGGGGAGCTCTTGGCGCCGCGGTCCGACGGCGTGACCGTCGAGGTGGTCTGACCCCGACCTTCCAGCCGGCCGCGCTGCGGGACGACGACGTACCGCGGGTCCTCGGTGGACGCCACGCCGCCCTCGAAGATGCCGAACCGGGTGACCGCCGCCGCGGTCAGCAGGCTGAGGCCGGACAGCCCGCGCACCACCCTGCTCCGGCGCCCGAGGAGGGCCCCGGCCACGCCGAGCGACGTGAGCACCTCACCGGCGTGCAGCAGCCGCCCCGGGCGCCCGGTGGTGTAGGGCTCGCTGAGGATCCCGAGGTTGTGTCGCACCGACCGCGCGGCAAGGAGCTCCATCCCGGCGCCGACGACCGCCAGCCGCTCCGCGGGCCCGACCTCCCGGTCGCCCGCCACGATCAGCCCGACGCCGGCGCCGCTGGCGAGCGCGCTGCCGGCGAACACGAAGGGCAGCTGCGGATAGGCCTCGTGCCACGACGGCACGGCGGTGTCCGCGAGCAGCACGGCGGTGTACGTCGCCAGCGCCGGTGAGAGAGCAGCCGCGGCCAGGCCGGCCGGCCGGCCGGCCACGGTCACGACGCGGGCCAGCGGCCGCAGGACCGGGCCGCGCGGGTCGACGGCCCGGGCGACCTCGGCGGCGACAGCACCGGTCGCCGCTCCCCCGTAGGCCGCCAGGACCCAGCTGCCCACCGACATCGGCGAGGTCGGCTTGGCGACCCGGAGCATGTTGAGGAACCGCTCGGGGCGGCCAAGGTCTTTGACCAGCAGGCCGGTGCTCGCGAGCAGGGCGGCCATCGCCGTCGCACGCCCCGCGCGGCGCAGCCCCGGCCGGCCGGTCAGGTCGCCCCCGGCGGCGAGGAGCGACGAGCCCGCCGCCAGCCCGCCGGTGAACAGGTAGGCCGCGATCTCGTGCGTCCACACCGGCCGCTTGAGGATCGGCCGGCCGTAGTAGGAGCGGAAGTCGGCGGGCGGCACCATGACGTCCTCGCCACGCCGCGGGCTCATCGGCGGCCGCCCACGAACGCCGCCACGGTCGCCGCGGCCATCGCGGCACCGGCCAGCGCGGCCCGCCGCCACATGGCGGGCAGGTCGCGGGTGGTGACGACGGGGTCCGGCGGGAGGCCGTAGACCTCGGGCTCGTCGAGGAGCAGGAAGAACGCCCCGTCGCCACCGACCCCGTCGTCCTCGTCGTGGCCGTAGAGGCGTGCCTCGGCGACGCCGGCGCCGTGCAGGTCGTCGACCCGGCGGGCAGCCCGCTCGCGCAGCTCGTCGAGGTCGCCGAACTGGATCGACTGGGTGGGGCACGCCGTCGCACAGGCCGGCTGCAGGTCGCCCTTGAGCCGGTCGTAGCAGAGCGTGCACTTCCAGGCCCGGCCGTCGCCCTCGCGCCGGTCGATGACCCCGTAGGGGCAGGCGCTCACGCAGTATCCGCAGCCGTTGCAGATGTCCTCCTGCACCACGACGGTGCCGAACTCGGTGCGGAACAGCGAGCCGGTCGGGCACACGTCGAGGCACGCGGCGTGGGTGCAGTGCTTGCACACGTCGCTGGACATCAGCCATCGCAGCTCCGTGCGCTGGTGCTCGGGCGACGCCCCCGGCAGCGTCGAGGTCGGCATGCCGAGGAACTCCGGCTCGCGGGCAGCGGGTGCCGGCTGCTCGATGAACGCGACGTGGCGCCAGCTGCTCGCGCCGAGTGCGCCGGTGTTGTCGTAGGACAGGCCGAGCAGGTTCATCGACCCGGCGTCGTCGGCCGGCAGGAGGTTCCACTCCTTGCAGGCCACCTCGCACGCCTTGCAGCCGATGCACACGCTGGTGTCGGTGAAGAAGCCCTTGCGCGGCGGCGGGTCGGCGTGGCCCGCGTCCGGCGCCGGGTCGAGGGGGCCGAAGAGGCTGTTGCGGCTCATGACCGGCCCGCCTCATCGGCCGCGGTCACGAAGGGGATCTCGTGACCCTCGGCGATCCCGGCCCGCTGCCGGTAGTCGTGGACGTACGCCGTCAGGTCCGGCCCCCGTGGCCGCCGGCCCGGCCGTACGTCACAGGTGCCCACCTTGCTCTCCTGGATGAGGACGTTGGGGTCCAGCGCGATGCCGACCAGGTCGTTGGCCGCGTCGCCGGAGGTGAGCCCGCCCTGCCCCCAGTGGTAGGGCAGCCACACCTGGTGGACCACCCGGCCGTCGATGCGCAGCGGCCGCAGCCGGTCGGTGACGACCACCCGGCCCTCCACGGCGGAGCGCGAGGTGACCAGGTGGCACCACCCGAGGTGCTCCAGCCCGATCTCGGCTGCGAGCTGCGGTGAGACCTCGACGAACATCTCGGGCTGCAGCTCGGCGAGGTAGCCGACGTAGCGGCTCATGCCTCCCGCGGTGTGGTGCTCGGTCAGGCGGCTGGTGGTGAAGATGTGCGGGAAGACCTCGGAACGCTCCTCGGGCGGGCTCGGGTTGGTCACGTTGTTCAGACCCTCGTACGACTTGCGGGTCGGGTTGGCCTGCTGCCCGTGCAGCCGGTTGCGGAAGGGGGACTCTGCCGGCTCGTAGTGGGTGGGCATCGGGCCGTCGATCAGGCCGACCGGCGCGAACAGCCACGCCTTGCCGTCGCCCTGCATGACGAACGGGTCGTCGCCGGCGATCGCCTCGACACCGCTCGCGCCCTTCGACGGTCGGTAGGACGGCGGCTTGTCCACCTCGAAGTCGGGCACGTCCGGCCCGACCCACCTGCGCTGGTCCTCGTCCCACTCGACGTAGCGCTTCCGCTCGCTCCACGGCCGACCCTCGGGGTCGGCAGAGGCGCGGTTGTAGAGGATGCGCCGGTTGGCCGGCCAGGCCCAGCCCCACTCGGACGCCACCTGGTCCTGCTCGCCGCGAGGCTTGCGCCGGGCGGCCTGGTTGACGCCGTCGGCGTAGACCCCGGTGTAGATCCAGCAGCCGGCGGCCGTCGACCCGTCCTTCCTCAGCTCGGTGTAGGACGACAGCGGTGACCCGTCGGCCACCTGGAAGCCGTTGATCTCCCGGAGCACGTCCTCGGCGCTGGGCTCCTCGGTCTCGCCGTGCGTCGGGTAGTCCCACACCAGGTCGAGGACCGGCCGGTCCCGCCGCTCGGTCGAGACCGCCAGCCGCTCCCGCACCAGCCGGCCCAGGTGGTAGAAGAACCAGAGCTCTGACCGGCA contains the following coding sequences:
- the selD gene encoding selenide, water dikinase SelD translates to MTATAGRATDVRLTQYAHGGGCACKIPPGELESVVAGLGIDAVPGAGDLVVGLATGDDAAVVRIDGDRAVVATADFFTPVVDDPYDWGRIAAANALSDVYAMGGEPLVAVNLLGWPRDVLPFELAREVLRGGVDVATQAGCHVGGGHSVDTPEPTYGMAITGLADPARLLRNDAGRAGLPLTLTKPLGTGVLNNRHKATGEVFEQAVATMTTLNRDASRAALVAGVTCATDVTGFGLLGHLHKLARASEVTARIESRAVPYLDGARAALAGGFVSGGTRRNLDWVRAHLDTSADEDELLLLADAQTSGGLLVVGELPGYPVVGELLAPRSDGVTVEVV
- a CDS encoding 4Fe-4S dicluster domain-containing protein, producing the protein MSRNSLFGPLDPAPDAGHADPPPRKGFFTDTSVCIGCKACEVACKEWNLLPADDAGSMNLLGLSYDNTGALGASSWRHVAFIEQPAPAAREPEFLGMPTSTLPGASPEHQRTELRWLMSSDVCKHCTHAACLDVCPTGSLFRTEFGTVVVQEDICNGCGYCVSACPYGVIDRREGDGRAWKCTLCYDRLKGDLQPACATACPTQSIQFGDLDELRERAARRVDDLHGAGVAEARLYGHDEDDGVGGDGAFFLLLDEPEVYGLPPDPVVTTRDLPAMWRRAALAGAAMAAATVAAFVGGRR
- the nrfD gene encoding NrfD/PsrC family molybdoenzyme membrane anchor subunit, with amino-acid sequence MSPRRGEDVMVPPADFRSYYGRPILKRPVWTHEIAAYLFTGGLAAGSSLLAAGGDLTGRPGLRRAGRATAMAALLASTGLLVKDLGRPERFLNMLRVAKPTSPMSVGSWVLAAYGGAATGAVAAEVARAVDPRGPVLRPLARVVTVAGRPAGLAAAALSPALATYTAVLLADTAVPSWHEAYPQLPFVFAGSALASGAGVGLIVAGDREVGPAERLAVVGAGMELLAARSVRHNLGILSEPYTTGRPGRLLHAGEVLTSLGVAGALLGRRSRVVRGLSGLSLLTAAAVTRFGIFEGGVASTEDPRYVVVPQRGRLEGRGQTTSTVTPSDRGAKSSPTTG
- the selA gene encoding L-seryl-tRNA(Sec) selenium transferase, with translation MVADTTPTGGGGPDVRRLVPRTDTVLADSRLADVLERFDRAQVKAVVAEAQEEVRRGALDPGHLVDAVLAALPDGAASLQSVLNATGVVLHTNLGRAPLSDAAVAAVVAASGATDVELDLATGQRSRRGAATTAALRRAVPAAGSVHVVNNGAAALLLTTMTLAAGREVVVSRGEMVEIGDGFRLPDLVESAGARLREVGTTNRTSLADYERAVRPDTAFVLKVHPSNFVVEGFTSSVAVRDLADLPVPLVVDIGSGLLAPDPALPDEPDAASALADGADLVTASGDKLLGGPQAGLLLGATDLVERVRRHPAARAVRVDKLTLAALEATLLGAGTPTRDALHADRDVLRARTAALAARLRVVGVGADVVEVDGAVGGGGAPGVRLPGWAVAVAEALAAPLRTGRPAVVGRVEQGRLLLDLRCVPPDREEVLGAAVEAAAATASGGAGRIG